From the genome of Methanophagales archaeon:
AGAAAGCTTTACCAAAGGAATATTATACTTTATGTATTAGGACAAACCGACAGGAGGTGCAGTCTTAGTCTTTATAGATGAAATAAATACCACTAGTGACACATGATTCGGATATTGCTGCTCGTACACACAGTGTGAGAAGGATGCGTGACGGAAGGCTGTAAGGCTAAGATGAAGGGCACAAGGTACGGGGGTACCCGGTACTTATTCTTGTTACAATTACAGCTCTGACTTCTCTCCTCGCTTACGCTTCTTCGCTGCCAGCCTCTTTACCAGCTCCAGACCCTTCGCCTGTATACCCTTTACTTCTATATATCCACTCTCTGAGGCGCCTCTAACCAGTTCATCACCCCGTTCCGTGCGAGTGATAACGGTTGACCAGCCATCAGCAGAGCCTACCGCGCCTACAGAGATATCAGCCAATTCCGCAGTGAAATCTGTGCAAACTGAACATCCATCCCCCACAAAACCCTCTAAGTCATCCAGTGAGATAGAGATAGTCTCTCCATCATTATCATATACCAGAAGTTCTTTACCCTTTATATCAAACTTCTTCACATGCTCCAGTGGCACCCGCTCATTCACGAAATCCAGTAGCCCCTCATTGTAGTTCTTGGTACAAAACAACCCTATCAACAATTTTACATCCTCAATTCGCAGTTCGTATGGCTGATTCGCATTCGCAGCCTCTGCCTTCCGCAAACCCTGTATCTGACATGGCAGGCCAACAAATGCAATGGCACTGCAGCCCTCTTCCTGCGCTTCTCTTACACCTATGACAGATGGATATAGGGTATACCTGGTACCTGCACCTTCCTTCAGCGCTTCATAATCCCTCGCAACCACCGTCCGGGGTCTCCAATCACCATTCGCAGTAGTGAGTACCGCACAGTCTATTGCCTGTTTTTCCAGTCCATAAGCGAGTATTGAAGTGACTATACCTCCATCCTGACTTTTTTCCCTTATATCAGCCTTCTTTGTACGTGCTTCGTAACATGCCCGATATACGCCAAGAACATCGTCATCATTACTGACTTTACCAAATATCTTCTGTTCTATCTCCGCCTGTGGCAAGAAGGTTCTGGGGCAGAATGTATAGCACAGTCCACAGACGGTATCATAATCCTCGATGAATACCGGTTCACCATCTTCTATCCTTATCTTATCACAAAAAGCAGCACAGGTTCCACACATACTGCATCTCCGCCTCGCTACCACCTCGCGCTTCAAATCAGAAAAACCACGTTCTAAAAAGGCTGGTAATCTCACGTATCCCCGCTCTTTTATCTCCACCACCATTATTATCCTTAACCCCCTATCCTATTATACCTTGCTATCCATTATATTAATAAATAACCATTGCAATACTGACACTGTTCACACACAAGCCGAAGAAAATAAAAATTAGAAAAGGTTAAATAATAATATCGTTCATCAAAACTCAATTATCATGGCTGGAGATAGTAGTAACCTCAGGCATGTATCATGAAAGGCAAAGCAGAATAATAAATTGTTTATATTGCTTTTACAATAGCGGTATGTGCACTCATAATTACAAATGCAATATCAGCAATGCCCGAAGGAGGCTCGTTAGAGATAAAAAGAGAGGAGAATAAAGAGGAAGGGGATATAGAAATGAGTATGCGGATACCGGCGAAGGCATATCCGAGGAGAGCAGGGGGAGAATCTTCGAGCCTCTTTTCACTACGAAATCTCGTGGTGTTGATTTAGGGGTTGCTTTATGTAGGAGATACGTGGAAGTGCATGGAGGGGAAATAGAGGTGGAGAGTGAAGTTGGAAAGGGAGTACGTTTATTATAAAGCTGCCTCTTCCTGAACGAAAAGCAGGAAATGCAGGAAATGATAGGAAGCGAGCAGATCGTGGATGATAATTCTGAACTGCGTGAAACGCTTGCAGATATACTGGAACTGGCAGGTTTTGATGCAGAATCCGCATGAGGAGGCAAGGAAACAATTATGAAAGCGAAAGTCAAAGAAAGATTTTTTGACGTTGTTGTCTTAGACATTAAATTGTAAATTTAAATTGCCCGGGATTAATGGTATGGATACTTTCAAGGTGATAAAAAAAATCAGTCCAAAGACGAGCGCGATTATGATGAGTGCTTATGCGATGGGAGCATTAATAAACAAAGCGTTAAATGCATGTGTATTTACCGTTCTATACAAGCCATTTGAGCCGGATAAGCTACTCGATTTGATAGAGAAGGCGGAAGTATGCACGAGGTTGTGAAAAGGTTGAGAGATGACCATGTGTGTTCGGCTAAGTAACCCATCTATCCATTAGCTTCTCTCGCTTGACATTTGGATTGCATCCATAGCCGAGGTAAATGTTGTATAAAGTGAGCATATCGGTTCGAGTTTCAGCCTCACACACTCGAGTACTTCTGTTAAAAATCGGTCTGCTTGCTCGGTGAAGACTTTTGCCCAACGTAAATGCGTGTATTGGTTGACATTTCCCTTCAGCCTGCTAATGAAATAGCCGCCATAGCGGGCGATTCTGTCGAAGAAAAGGTACTTGAAGTATCCGAGATCGAGGAGCAGGATGCAGCCCTTGAACCAGGGAAATATTTATCGCCCAAAACACGACCGGGTTGCTGTGCTCGAAACTCAATCGCATGGAGCACGCACCTCTAAAGGAAATCAACCCGACAATCTTCGGTGTGAATCGTTCGTAAAAACTACTTATGCTCAGTTTCACCCCTGTTTTCTCCTCGTATTTCCGCTTCAGTCCCCGGATAGTGCTCAGAAAACGCACACCAAATCTAAGCGTTAAGATTCATGTATCGTATCACCGTGTAAAATAGTCACTTTTATAGCTTAAACAGTTCCAATAGTTGGAATCACAATCTCTTATCCAAACACCTATGAAATACCTTTAAATACCTTTAAGTTCCTGTAATGTTACCTGACGATGTCCCGTTGGCTCGACTCGGTCGACTCTGGGGAGCTACAGAGACGTCTATCGCACGGCTCGTAATGAGCTGGACACAGCAAGGACAGTCCAGTCCACGATTCCTCCTGATGCCAATAGGCGTACCAGAGCTGGATAGGAGGATTCTCAGATTCCCAGATCCACAGCCCCACCATGCCGGGGAGAAACAACACCCAGACGATGATCTGTGCGACAATGAACCCGCCCCACCACATCGCGAAAATCACGACGGTGTAGGTGCTGAAGCAGAAAACAAGCCTGCCACTCTTTATTGTTTCTGGTTCTTGATGGTTTCTAACAGATGATCAGTGAATGCAGTGCATGTGAGACCATCTGAACGGCCCGTGATGATATATTGCTTTGTGCAGACATCAAGAGCCGTGTCCAGGCTTCGTGCCTCTGCCATGAATCCTATATGCCTGAGTAGCATTGCAGCCGCACGCATGATACTTGTAGGATTCGCATAAATAGCACGCCCCTCCTCTACCATTCGCAATGCGGAGCCATGAATAGCCTCAAACATTGCATATCTGTTACCTATGTTGGCACTACCCGCTGTGCCCACACCGCCCTGAAGCTCCGCTGCTTCATCTGTAATTATATCACCATAGAGATTAGGGAGCACAATAACCCGGAATCCACGCCTGCGGTTCGCATCCATCAGCTTCGCTGCAAATATGTCCACAAACCAGTGGTCCCATACGACATCGTGATAATTACGAGCAACGCGTTCCGCTTCTTTGAGGAACTTACCATCAGTTGCCTTTATTATATTCGCCTTCGTTACTACTGTCACCCTGTTGATTCCGTTTTGCTTCGCATACTCAAATGCCATGCGTATTATCCGCTCGGCACCTATGGTAGTGGTGACTTTGAAATCAATTGCCAGGTCCTCTGTTACGTTTATACCCCTACTTCCAAGTGCATACGCGCCCTCGGTATTCTCTCTGAAGAAGACCCAATCTATACCCTCTTCTGGTATCTTTACAGGGCGGACATTTGCAAACAGGTCCAGTTCCCGTCTTAACGTTACGTTCGCACTTTCCAGATTCGGGTATGGGTCACCCGCTTTGGGCGTTGTTGTTGGTCCCTTCAGAATTACATGGCAACGTTTAATCGCGTCCATTACATCCTCTGGCACCGATTGCATGAGCTTCGCACGACGTTCTATAGTTAGACCTTCTATCTCACGAAAGATGACCTCACCAGTGCTCAATTTATCATCAAGCAGGAACTGTAATACTCGCTCCGCCTCCTTTATTATATAGGGTCCGATACCATCACCACCAACGAACCCCACCACAATGGGTCGCTCCAATGCATAATTCAACGGTGTACCATTTGCATTTGCATTTGCTTCCTTCAAACGCTGAATACGACTCAATTGCTCTTCCACTATCTCGCCGAAATACTTCTTCGCTCTTTCCACTATTGCTGCATTCGCTTCTCTCATTGCTGTCATAGTATTATAGTATAGTTATATTAACGGACCCGACGGGATTCGAACCCGCGATCCCCGGCTTAGAAGGCCGGTGCTTTATCCTGGCTAAGCCACGGGCCCTGGAATTACATGATAGAGATACGACACGAGAGACAATTTCAGAACGGTAACTCGGAACTCTTCTCTGCACCCTTCGCTATCGCTTCTTCCACCGATGCTAAGTCTTTCATTATGAACAGCCGGGCTTTTTCCTGCTCTACTGATTCGATCGAGTTCTTCAATATGGGGGCATATCTCTTGAACCTGTCTATCTTCACAGTATATGGCGCCAAATCCTCAACGGGTATGAGCTCAAAGCCTTTACCTTCAAGATATTTCATCACCTTGTTCCGTTCACCGGTGTTCTTCAGCTCGAATCTGTACTTCACACGATTATAATAGGCTGAGAGCGTATCAAATATCTCACGGTCATCAAAGAAATACTTGAAACACCACAAACTACCTATCTTGAAGATATTTATCTTTATTCTTTCATCCACTTCACTCATACTCATCTCTTATCACCTCCTCTTGTTATAGCCGCCAGCCTCGATTGAGACCCGTGATAGATGGAGAACCCTTCTGCAGTTCTCTGGTCTCGCTTCACATCGAACGAGACATCCTTTGAGTATAGTGCGTATGGCGATTCGCGCCCGACCACCCGTGCAACACCCTTGTTCAGCTTCAAATACACCGTGCCGTTCACACGCTCCTGCGTCTTATCTATGAAGGCATTGAGAGCATCAAACAGAGGGTCCATGACCAGACCCTGATAGACCAGTTCACTCCATGCTCTATCAACCAGTTCCTTGAATCTCAGTTCGTTTCTCGTCAATATGAGCTGTTCGAGATCGCGATGCGCCTCTAATAGGATAGTAGCAGCAGGGTGTTCATAAATCTCTCGCGCTTTAAACCCGAGAACCCTGTCTTCTATCATGTCCGTCCTGCCTATCCCGTGCTTGCCGCCAATGGCGTTCAACATCCTTATCAATGCGACTCCGTCCTGTTCTGCTCCATTCACTGAGACTGGTACTCCCCCCTCGAAACATATCTGCAATAGTTCCGGTTCTTCTGGTGCTTCTTCAATAGAGGCAGTCCAGTGGAATACCTCCTCCGGCGGTGAGAACGCCGGGTCTTCCAGCTCGCTCCCCTCTATACTCCTGCTCCACATATTCTCATCCACGCTCCATCTCTTATTATTATCATTGCCGTGCTCAAAAGAGATGCCATGCTCTGCTGCATATCGCCTCTCCTCCTCCCGCGTTAAACTCAGTTCCCGCATCGGTGCAATTACTTCAAGATCTGTGGTTCTGAAGACCGCATCGAA
Proteins encoded in this window:
- a CDS encoding Coenzyme F420 hydrogenase/dehydrogenase, beta subunit C-terminal domain: MVVEIKERGYVRLPAFLERGFSDLKREVVARRRCSMCGTCAAFCDKIRIEDGEPVFIEDYDTVCGLCYTFCPRTFLPQAEIEQKIFGKVSNDDDVLGVYRACYEARTKKADIREKSQDGGIVTSILAYGLEKQAIDCAVLTTANGDWRPRTVVARDYEALKEGAGTRYTLYPSVIGVREAQEEGCSAIAFVGLPCQIQGLRKAEAANANQPYELRIEDVKLLIGLFCTKNYNEGLLDFVNERVPLEHVKKFDIKGKELLVYDNDGETISISLDDLEGFVGDGCSVCTDFTAELADISVGAVGSADGWSTVITRTERGDELVRGASESGYIEVKGIQAKGLELVKRLAAKKRKRGEKSEL
- a CDS encoding isocitrate/isopropylmalate dehydrogenase family protein, whose translation is MREANAAIVERAKKYFGEIVEEQLSRIQRLKEANANANGTPLNYALERPIVVGFVGGDGIGPYIIKEAERVLQFLLDDKLSTGEVIFREIEGLTIERRAKLMQSVPEDVMDAIKRCHVILKGPTTTPKAGDPYPNLESANVTLRRELDLFANVRPVKIPEEGIDWVFFRENTEGAYALGSRGINVTEDLAIDFKVTTTIGAERIIRMAFEYAKQNGINRVTVVTKANIIKATDGKFLKEAERVARNYHDVVWDHWFVDIFAAKLMDANRRRGFRVIVLPNLYGDIITDEAAELQGGVGTAGSANIGNRYAMFEAIHGSALRMVEEGRAIYANPTSIMRAAAMLLRHIGFMAEARSLDTALDVCTKQYIITGRSDGLTCTAFTDHLLETIKNQKQ
- a CDS encoding argininosuccinate synthase, whose protein sequence is MKKVVLAYSGGLDTSVCIPLLKEHYGYDEVIAVTVDVGQPEQDLKEARVRAEKLSDSFVLVDAKQEFVHNCIFPLIKANGSYEGYVLGTAMARPLIARHVVEVARREGANALAHGCTGKGNDQLRFDAVFRTTDLEVIAPMRELSLTREEERRYAAEHGISFEHGNDNNKRWSVDENMWSRSIEGSELEDPAFSPPEEVFHWTASIEEAPEEPELLQICFEGGVPVSVNGAEQDGVALIRMLNAIGGKHGIGRTDMIEDRVLGFKAREIYEHPAATILLEAHRDLEQLILTRNELRFKELVDRAWSELVYQGLVMDPLFDALNAFIDKTQERVNGTVYLKLNKGVARVVGRESPYALYSKDVSFDVKRDQRTAEGFSIYHGSQSRLAAITRGGDKR